The Triticum urartu cultivar G1812 chromosome 6, Tu2.1, whole genome shotgun sequence genome includes the window GCTTAGTTTAAAACTGCGACACTTGGCCGTTGGATCAAGATCTGTCGGTGGAGAGCAAAGTGGctgaaacaaaagaaaaagatcAGTCGCCTAGTCGCTCCCATAAATACATATCGCGGGCGTGCTTCTCTCCATCATTCACGCAGACGCAATGGTAGCTAGTGCCACGAACGTAGTACATCTCTAGTTATAACGATCGTTGGCTCAAGTTATTACTAGCAAGTACACCAAACCTACATCGATATCAGATGGCCGAGCAGGGGAACAAGACGACGAGCTGGTGGAGGAGGTTCCGGTGGCTATACGCGGTGCGGTGCACCTTAGCGTGCGTGGTCACCCTGGTGGCCGTGGCAGTGATCGTCCGGGCGGTGGTGGTGATGCTCCGCCCCGAGAAGCTCCAGCTgaagctcgccgccggccgcGTAGCTGCCAACTACATACCGTCGCTGCCACCCCCGGGCAACGAGGTGCGGCTCAAGTTCGTCCTCAGGGCCTACAACCCAAGCGGGCGCGCCACCCTCGAGTACGCCAACGTCACCGTCCGGCTCACGGACGCGTCGTCGTCATCTTCTTCGGCGGAGGCGCCTACAGCGAGGATCACCGAGTTCGACCTTCCGAAGCCCATCGACGTGACGCAGCAGACATTGAGCGAGGTGCTCGTGCCGTTGTCGCTGGTGCCGGAGGAGGATCTACCGATGCGGTACGTGCGCGCGCTCTACGAGGGGCGCGGCGTGGCCGGCGCGGAGATGGAGCTGAGAGGGGTCTTGTCCACCCACGTGGCGATGTCCACCACAAGTGTCCTCACCACGTACTACTGCTGGCCGGTGACCATCGCCGTCGGCCCGGGCGACTACGCCGCCGCCGACGTGGCCTGCTTCGACAAGTTGGACGCCCCGGCTCATGTGTGATCGATCAAGCGGCCGGGCTAGGCTACCTGTCGAccaagctagctagctagctacctAGCTAGGTATGGGTGTGGTACATGCCTCTAGACTGTAGTAGGCTCGATGATCCGTGCACGTTTGATGCGTTGCTATGTTGAGTATTTGCGCTGAATTAACATACCTTTTCTGATTCTCTACCGTGTCGATCGAGTTGTGAGCTTATT containing:
- the LOC125512481 gene encoding uncharacterized protein LOC125512481 gives rise to the protein MAEQGNKTTSWWRRFRWLYAVRCTLACVVTLVAVAVIVRAVVVMLRPEKLQLKLAAGRVAANYIPSLPPPGNEVRLKFVLRAYNPSGRATLEYANVTVRLTDASSSSSSAEAPTARITEFDLPKPIDVTQQTLSEVLVPLSLVPEEDLPMRYVRALYEGRGVAGAEMELRGVLSTHVAMSTTSVLTTYYCWPVTIAVGPGDYAAADVACFDKLDAPAHV